The following coding sequences are from one Salvia hispanica cultivar TCC Black 2014 chromosome 3, UniMelb_Shisp_WGS_1.0, whole genome shotgun sequence window:
- the LOC125210524 gene encoding uncharacterized protein LOC125210524 has translation MSHGSWPRPEVVACNHGIEAEVVTSRMDANPGRRFYRCHIWKEDDCKFFRWIDSSLSPYQDNYMQKLKMERDNMQKALQARVAMQDTLQEQVRLKEVELESLKIVAENLRQQNRKLKYVVLCLCVVVWLLI, from the coding sequence ATGAGCCATGGGAGTTGGCCAAGGCCCGAAGTCGTGGCTTGTAATCACGGAATTGAAGCTGAAGTTGTAACATCGAGGATGGATGCCAATCCTGGGCGGCGTTTCTATCGGTGCCATATTTGGAAGGAAGATGACTGCAAGTTCTTCCGCTGGATTGATTCATCTTTGTCACCCTATCAAGATAACTATATGCAAAAATTGAAGATGGAGCGGGACAACATGCAAAAGGCATTGCAAGCGAGAGTTGCTATGCAGGATACGCTACAGGAGCAAGTCCGTTTGAAAGAAGTTGAACTTGAATCACTCAAAATTGTAGCTGAAAATTTGCGTCAACAAAACCGGAAGTTGAAGTACGTCGTTTTGTGTTTATGTGTCGTGGTCTGGCTTCTAATCTAG